One segment of Salvia splendens isolate huo1 chromosome 20, SspV2, whole genome shotgun sequence DNA contains the following:
- the LOC121782664 gene encoding protein PHOX1-like encodes MGKHGGKKKSCSGQKSGESNSKQRKGSEGRQRGYDKDTGMFILMSQELKEEGNRLFQKRDYEGAMLSYEKGIKLLPRNHIDVAYLRSNMAACYMQLGISEYPRAIHECNLALEVSPRYSKALLKRARCYEGLNKFDLARRDVGAVLKMEPNNLMAIEISERVEMAFQSLGGSRELELPVDLVVPLPEYLEPAPLAQTKARKKKSGNVKVERINGNAEENVEEKIVNGNGENDVIGNVEESVKEKKVDGNVEGNAKEEKATGNVGGSKDATKTRKEKKTKRKVREKRVDVDVVMSKADDPTEERKTEDKSVVVEEEKYTNGAEDEPMRTVKLVFGEDIRWAQIPLNCDVLQLREVIVDRFPSSKDVLVKYRDQEGDLVTITSTEELRLAEASTINGSVKLYIVEVNPDQDPLLKGFRRDESTDTLDMKNVTENRKGVRTESACISDWIIQFAQLFKDHVGFDVETYLDLHQVGMKLYSDAMEETVTSEEAQDLFSGAADKFQEMAALALFNWGNVHMSRARKRVYLKEDASKERVLTQVKSAYDWAQMEYVKAGKRYEEALKIKPNFYEAVLALGQQEFELAKLSWYFAVGTGVNLESWPSSEVLQLYNRAEDDMEKGMQMWEEEQQVNESSQPNKTEIQLQNMKLNNLFEHMSADEAAEQASNIRAQIHILWGTILYERSIMEFKLGLPVWHECLEVAVEKFELAGAAPTDIAVMIKNHCSNGTEGGFNIDELVQAWNEMYEAKKWQSSIPSFRLEPLLRRRVSKIYYALENA; translated from the exons ATGGGGAAACATGGTGGGAAGAAGAAAAGTTGTAGTGGGCAGAAATCAGGTGAATCAAATAGTAAGCAAAGAAAAGGCAGTGAGGGTAGGCAGAGGGGTTATGATAAGGACACAGGCATGTTCATTTTGATGTCTCAGGAATTGAAGGAAGAGGGCAATAGGTTGTTTCAGAAAAGGGATTATGAGGGTGCTATGTTGAGCTATGAGAAAGGGATAAAGTTGCTTCCTAGGAATCACATAGATGTCGCGTATCTGAGGAGCAATATGGCCGCGTGCTATATGCAGTTGGGAATAAGTGAGTACCCGAGGGCGATTCATGAGTGCAATCTTGCTCTTGAAGTCTCCCCGAGATACAGCAAGGCGCTGTTGAAGAGGGCTAGGTGTTATGAGGGACTGAACAAGTTCGATTTGGCGCGCAGAGATGTTGGAGCGGTGCTGAAGATGGAGCCCAACAATCTCATGGCTATTGAGATCTCAGAGAGGGTTGAAATGGCATTTCAAAGTCTAGGGGGGTCTAGAGAGCTTGAGCTTCCTGTGGATTTGGTGGTTCCGTTACCCGAGTATTTGGAGCCAGCGCCTTTGGCACAGACCAAGGCGAGGAAAAAGAAAAGTGGCAATGTGAAGGTGGAGAGAATCAATGGCAATGCAGAGGAGAATGTGGAGGAGAAGATAGTCAATGGCAATGGAGAGAACGATGTCATTGGAAACGTAGAGGAGAGCGTGAAGGAGAAGAAAGTTGATGGCAATGTGGAGGGAAATGCGAAGGAGGAGAAAGCCACTGGCAATGTAGGGGGAAGTAAGGATGCTACTAAAACAAGAAAGGAGAAGAAAACGAAGAGAAAAGTGAGGGAAAAGAgagttgatgttgatgttgtgaTGAGTAAGGCTGATGATCCAACCGAGGAAAGGAAAACTGAAGACAAATCGGTGGTGGTAGAGgaagaaaaatatacaaatgGTGCGGAAGATGAGCCTATGAGAACCGTAAAATTAGTGTTCGGGGAAGACATAAGATGGGCTCAGATTCCTCTCAACTGCGATGTTTTGCAACTGAGAGAGGTCATTGTTGATCGCTTTCCTAGCTCGAAGGATGTTCTTGTGAAGTATAGGGATCAAGAAGGTGATTTGGTTACCATCACTTCAACAGAAGAACTAAGGCTGGCTGAGGCTTCTACCATAAATGGCTCTGTGAAGTTGTACATAGTCGAAGTTAATCCGGATCAAGATCCATTGCTTAAAGGGTTTAGGAGGGATGAATCAACAGACACTCTTGACATGAAAAATGTTACTGAAAATAGGAAGGGAGTGAGGACTGAGTCGGCTTGTATCAGTGATTGGATCATACAGTTTGCTCAGTTATTCAAGGACCACGTCGGATTTGATGTGGAAACTTATCTTGATCTCCATCAGGTTGGGATGAAGCTCTATTCGGATGCCATGGAAGAGACAGTTACTAGTGAAGAAGCTCAGGACCTTTTCTCGGGTGCTGCGGATAAATTCCAGGAGATGGCAGCCTTAGCGCTGTTCAACTGGGGTAATGTCCACATGTCCCGAGCGAGAAAGAGAGTATATTTGAAAGAAGATGCTTCGAAAGAACGTGTACTCACGCAGGTCAAGTCTGCCTACGACTGGGCACAAATGGAGTACGTGAAAGCAGGGAAAAGATACGAAGAGGCACTAAAAATCAAACCAAATTTCTATGAAGCCGTTCTAGCTCTCGGGCAGCAAGAGTTTGAGCTGGCTAAACTCTCTTGGTATTTTGCTGTTGGAACTGGTGTGAATTTGGAATCATGGCCTTCGTCCGAAGTTCTTCAGCTTTACAACAGGGCCGAGGACGACATGGAGAAGGGAATGCAAATGTGGGAGGAGGAACAACAAGTTAACGAATCATCCCAGCCTAACAAAACCGAGATTCAGTTGCAAAATATGAAGCTCAACAACTTGTTCGAACACATGTCAGCAGACGAGGCTGCAGAACAGGCTTCGAACATCAGGGCTCAGATACACATACTGTGGGGCACGATTCTGTACGAGAGATCAATAATGGAGTTCAAACTAGGACTTCCCGTATGGCATGAATGCCTTGAGGTTGCTGTAGAAAAGTTCGAACTTGCTGGAGCTGCTCCAACTGATATTGCTGTTATGATAAAGAATCATTGTTCCAATGGAACAGAAG GGGGATTCAATATTGATGAATTAGTACAGGCGTGGAACGAGATGTACGAAGCGAAAAAGTGGCAGAGCAGCATTCCCTCGTTCCGGCTAGAGCCACTGCTCAGACGGCgagtttcaaaaatttattacgCCCTTGAAAATGCGTAG